The genomic window ACGGTGACCTACACCAACCCGAGCCACCAGGACCTGATCGCCTTCCCGAACCTCTTCGTGCCGAACACCCCGGCGAACCCGGGCCCCGCCCCGCTGAAGCTCGAGGTCCAGGACCCCCAGGGCGCCTGGCACCCCGCGGCCGTGCTCGGCTCGGGACCGTCGGCCCCGACGACCTGGGCGATGGTCTACCCGGGCCCGCAGGGCGACCCGTGGGACAACAGCTGGCTGTACCTGCCGGCCGGTGAGGCCGCGAGCATCCACGTGCGGCTGACCGCCGGTCCCACCACCCCGACCGGCGTCACGTACGCCGCCTCCGGCATCACCGGTTCGCTGCTCGACGCCTCGGGGACCCCGGTCAGCGTGGCCAGCGGCATGTGGGGCGCCACGCTCGAGTTCGCGGCGGCCGGCACCGGCCCGCAGGCGAGCGGTTCGCCGAGCACCGGTGGCACCACGGCCTCCAGCGGCGCCAACGGGTCCAACGGCTCGACCGCCCCGACCGGCTCCGCCCTCCCGACCGGCGCGAGCAGCCAGCCCGGCTCGACCTCCGCCGTGCCGGCGAGCCTGCGCTCCGAGGTCGCCGCCCCGCCGGTGCAGGCGCCCGCTCCGGCCGTGATCGCCGCCGCCAAGGCCGCCTCCCCGGCCCGCCCGGCCGGCGCCGTCGCGAGCGCCGGCCACAGCGCCGGCCCCTCGCTGGCGTTCACCGGTGGCGGCAGCGACAGCCTGCCGATCGCGCTGACCGGCGCCGCCGTGGTCGCCGCCGGTGTCGGCACCCTCGTGGTGTTCCGCCGCCGCAAGGGCAGCCACGCCGCCTGACGCGGCCTCACGCCCCGGGGCGGCTCGCCTCCCCGGGGCTCTCGTCCGCACCGCGCGCCGGTTCGTCCACGCCGCGCGCCAGTTCGTGCACGGCCGCGGGCAGCCCGGTGCCCGCCCGCTCGGCCGCGCGTTCGAGCAGGACGGCGAGCCGGCGGTTGACCTCCGCCGGGCACTCCAGCAGCACCAGGTGGCCGGCCCCGGGCACCAGGACCAGCTCGGCGTCCGGCAGCGCCCGGGCGATGGTCTCGCTGTGCGTGGCGGGCGTGATCAGATCCTCGGTGCCGGCCAGCACCAGCACCGGCAGCCCGGTCATCGCCGCCAGCGCCGCCGTCTTCTCGTGCGCGCCGAAGGCGGGGTAGAACTCCGCGACCACGTCGATCGGGGTGCCGTCCAGCAGCTGCTCGGCGAACCGGGCCACCGCCGGGTCCACCGGCTTGCCGCTGCCGAAGGAGTACCGGCGGTAGAAGACGGCGCTGACGTCCGCGCCGATCCGCCGGGTGGCCTCCACCAGGCCGACCTGACTGCCCAGCAGCCTGACCACGCCGGGTCCCACCCGGCGCCAGACCTTGGAACCCACCGGGGAGAGCCCGAAGGTGACGGTCTCCCACTGCCCGGCCATCGTGCCGATCAGCGCGACCCCGGCCACCCGGTCCCGGAACAGCTGCGGCGCCCGGTCGGCCAGCGCCATGACGGTCATGCCGCCCATCGAGTGGCCGACCAGTACCAGCGGCCCGCTCGGCGCGACCGCGTCGAGCACCGCCTCGAGGTCGCTGCCCAGCTGGTCGATCGAGGCGGGGCGCCCGGCCAGGTGGGAGCGGGAGCGCTCGGAGCGGCCGTGGCTGCGCTGGTCCCAGAAGACCAGCCGCAGACCGGCCCGCAGCGCCGCGCGCTGGAAGTGGAAGCTGTCCTGGTTGAGGCAGTAGCCGTGGCAGAAGACCACGGTGAGCGCCGACTCGCCCGCCTCCGGGCCGTCCACCTCGACGTACAGCTCGGTGCCGTCCTCGGCCCGCACGGTGCGCGGCCGTCCGCGCAGCGTGCCGAAGGGGGCGACCGCGTCCAGCTCCTCGCGGGCCCGCCGACGGGCCCGGCCCAGCGTCAGGCGCTCGATCGCCACGCCCGCCGCGGCCCCGGCCGCCGCCACGCCGAGCGACAGGCCGATCAGCCCGGCCCGGCTGACCGGGCCCGCCGCACCGCCCGGGACCGCCGGGCCCGCCGGGTCGCTCACGCCGCCCGCCCGCTCACCCGAGCGCCCCGCTCCCGCCCACGTAGCGGCGCGGCACCCGGGACCCGATCCGGGTGACGATCTCGTACGCGATGGTCCCGCAGGCCCGTGCCCAGTCCTCGGCCGTCGGCTCACCGCGCTCGCCGCTGCCGAAGAGCAGCACCTCCTCGCCCACCTCGGGCGTGTCACCGCCGAGGTCGACCACGAACTGGTCCATCGCGACCCGGCCGGCCACCGTGCGCCACTTGCCGCCGATCTTCACCGGGCCGGTCCCGCTCGCGTGCCGCGGGATGCCGTCGGCGTAGCCGACCGGGACCAGGCCGAGGGTGGTGTCGCCCGGGGTCGTGTACTGGTGGCCGTAGCTGACGCCGTGTCCGCCCGGGACCTGCTTGACCAGGGCCAGCCGGGCACTGAGCGACATCACCGGGCGCAGCCCGAAGTCGGCCGGC from Kitasatospora sp. NBC_01250 includes these protein-coding regions:
- a CDS encoding alpha/beta fold hydrolase encodes the protein MSDPAGPAVPGGAAGPVSRAGLIGLSLGVAAAGAAAGVAIERLTLGRARRRAREELDAVAPFGTLRGRPRTVRAEDGTELYVEVDGPEAGESALTVVFCHGYCLNQDSFHFQRAALRAGLRLVFWDQRSHGRSERSRSHLAGRPASIDQLGSDLEAVLDAVAPSGPLVLVGHSMGGMTVMALADRAPQLFRDRVAGVALIGTMAGQWETVTFGLSPVGSKVWRRVGPGVVRLLGSQVGLVEATRRIGADVSAVFYRRYSFGSGKPVDPAVARFAEQLLDGTPIDVVAEFYPAFGAHEKTAALAAMTGLPVLVLAGTEDLITPATHSETIARALPDAELVLVPGAGHLVLLECPAEVNRRLAVLLERAAERAGTGLPAAVHELARGVDEPARGADESPGEASRPGA